DNA sequence from the Caminibacter pacificus genome:
AAAATTTACCTTCACACCGAACGCTTTTGCTTTATGAGTCGCTCTTTTTATCATAGCAGGAGAGTTGTCTATTCCTATTAGGGATAGTTTTTTATCAGTTTTTTTGGCAAGCTCGATTAAAAACGTCCCTGTAGAGCTTCCTAAATCTACAATTTTGTCGTTTTTATCTAAGAAATTTTTTAAAATATCTATTTGAAGATTCAGATTTTCCTTGTAAAAAGGAACACTTCTATTAAGCATATCGTCAAAAACACTGGCAACTTCCTCGTCAAATTCGAATTGTTTGCTAATTGGCTTATTAAAAACTTCGTCTTTTGGAGTATTCATTCATCTCCTTTTGATATAATTTGGATAGATTTTATCATAAAAGGATAAACAAATGAAAGACGCTACTATCGCTCTTCACTACGGCTACGAAAAAGACGCCCAAAAAACTATGAATGTTCCTATCTATATGACTACGGCATACGAATATCAAGATACCGACCATGCGGCAAGACTTTTTGCTTTGGAAGAAGAGGGAAATATCTACACAAGAATCGGAAATCCCACTACGAGAGTTTTTGAAAGAAGAATATCGGCACTTGAGAGAGGAATAGACGCTTTGGCCGTTGCAAGCGGTATGGGGGCTATATTTTATTCTATTTCCAATCTTGTAAGAGCGGGGGACAATATAATCATTTCTCAAAAACTATACGGAGGAAGTATCACTCTATCGACTCAAACGCTAAAACAATTCGGAGTAAGCGCAAAATATTTTGACCCTCAAAAACCGGAGGAATTAATAGAGCTGATAGATGAAAAGACTAAACTGATACTATTTGAAAGCATTGCAAATCCGGCTTTAACGGTGCCTGATTTCGAAGGAATAGTAAAAATAGCGAATGAAAAAGGTGTTGTTACGATATGTGATAATACAATGGCTACACCTTATGGCGTTAAGCCTATCGAGCTTGGCGTGGATGTAGTCGTACATAGTGCGAGTAAATATATTGTCGGAAACGGAAGTGCGATTGCGGGGTGTTTAGTGGAAGCTAAGCATTTAAAAGAAAAACTGAAATCAAAAAGATATCCTCAATTTAACGAACCGGACGAGAGCTATCACGGGCTTGTTTATACACAAAAATTCGAAAATCCTTTTATTGCAAGAGCGAGACTCGCACTTCTTAGAGACTACGGAGCGGTAATATCTCCTTTTAACTCCTGGCTTTTAATAAACGGACTTGAGACTCTACATTTAAGAATAAAAGCTCACTCTCAAAACGCTTTGGAAATTGCGAAATTTTTACAAAAACATCCGAAAGTAAAAAAAGTTAATTATCCGTTTTTGGAAGGTGACGAAAATTACGAATTTGCAAAAAAATATCTGAAATTCGGAGGAGGAATATTAAGCTTTGAGCTCGATAGTTACGAAGAGGCGAAAAATTTCGTAAAAAAACTAAAGATTTTTTCATTAGTGACGAATATAGCTGACAGTAAGTCTCTTGTAACGCATCCGGCAAGTACGACTCATCAACAATTAAGTCAAGAAGAGCTAAAAGCCGCCGGAGTACCAGAAGGTCTTATTAGGCTTAGTGTCGGAATTGAAGATATAGAAGATTTAATAACCGATATAAAGAAAGGACTTGATTGAAAAAAAACATACTTTTACTCTCTTACCTGCCGATTGTTATAGTTTTTACGATATCGGTAGCCTTTTTTATTTTTTTGTATTTCGCTTTTGAAGATAATATCGACAAAGAGCTAAAATTAACCCAAGAAAAAGTTATTAATCTTGAAAAAAGATATTTAAAAAAGAGCGTAAAAGATTTCAAACAGACATTTTCTTTGTTTAAAATAAGTATTTACGAAAGAACTCAAGATGATTTGGCGGAGTTTTTGAAATATCTTATAAAACATACCGATCTTCATACGTTAAAACTTGACGGAGACGATATTATTGCAGGTGAGATTCCCCAAAACGTCAAATTTAATTATGTAATTGAAAATAATAAATTCGTTATTTTAAAACACGGAGAGTGTGAATATTTGGTTTATTTTACCAATTTAGGAAAAAAAGTTTATCTTGCCGGGATTAATAAAAAGATTATTGATTCTTTCGTGCTGGAAAAAATAATTTCCTATCTTGATAAGATAAACAAAAACAACCCAAGCTACATCGCTCTTGGAAAAATATTGACTTTTACTCCTGATAAGAACGGAAATTTCGGATATCTTTTTTATATGCCGCCTAATTTAAAAAGCAAAGAGGGGATGATTTTATCTGTAAATAAACCCGATGTTAAAGGCAACTATTTTAGAGAGGAATATTTTAATTGTCTGAAAAAAGGAAAGAGCTGTTTTGTAAGTTATTATTTCGAAAATCCTAAAACCGGAAAAGTTGAAAAAAAAGTCTCTTATTATTCACTTTTGCACGAATATAATCTTTCTATTCTAAAAGGAATATACGAATCTCAAATAAAACAGGAATTAAAAAATAAAATCGATTATGTAGTTAGGCAGTTTAAAAACTTTTTCATATTATCGATTGTGATTTATATTTTGGTTTTTATAATTTTTATGTTTTTCTTCGTTCCTTTTATAAACAGAACGAAAAGCGATTTGATTAAAGAATATGAAGGGCTTATTTCCAAACTTAAAAATCAATATTATTATGATGAACTAACTCATCTGCCCAATAGAAATAAGCTTTTTGAAGATATGGAAAAATTTAAAGGTTTGATAGTTTTCGATATCGATAATTTTTCTACTATAAATGAGATTTACGGATTTGAATTCGGAAACGAAATTTTGAAAAAAGTAAAAGAAAAATTCAGAGCTTATAAATATTTTTATAGAGTGGGTAGTGACGAATTTGCGATAGGATATCCGCATCAAATAAACGGTTTTGAATTAAAAAACGTACTTAATATGTCTTTTGAATACAACAATATCGATATAAATTACGAAATAGGCGGAAGTAATATAAAAGAAAGACTCTTTCAAACTGCCGAAATGGCAATGAAAATGGCTAAAAAAAACAAACTCAAATATCTTCTTTACGACGAAAAAATAGAAAAAAGCCAAAAAGAGAAATTTAATAAAATCCAATCTCTTCATCATGCTTTAAAAGAGAAAAAAGTTTTTCCTTATTATCAATGTATTGTCGATAAAGACGGAAAAATCTGTAAATACGAAGCTTTGATGAGAGTTGAGGTCGATGGCAAAATAATCTCTCCTTTTGCATTTATGGATTTGATAAAAGAAGCGAATATCTATCACGATTTTTCAAAAATAATGATTGAAAAAGTGTTTGAAGACTCAAAAAAAATAGACGTTCCGGTATCTATTAATCTCTCTTTCGAAGATATCGTAAATAGAGAAATTAACGAGCTTATCTTTTCTCTTCTTGAAAAACAAGGAGGAGAGAATATTGTTTTTGAAGTGCTTGAGAGCGAGAGTATCAAAAATTTCGATATGGTAAAAGAGTTTATCGTAAAAGTAAAATCATACAACGCTCAAATAGCGATTGACGATTTCGGAAGCGGATATAGTAACTTTGTAAATATTTTGGATTTGAATCCGGACATTATAAAAATCGACGCTTCGATTATCAAAAACTTAAATAACGAAAAATATCGTAAAATCGTAGAGTTAATCGTAGAATTCGCAAAAAATTTCAATATAAAAACGGTTGCGGAATTTGTAAGTGACGAGGAAAAATTTTTAATTTTAAGCTATCTTGGAATTGACGAATATCAAGGATTTTATTTTTGTGAGCCTATTGAGCTTAGTTTATGATAAAATTTCAGTTAAAAAAAGGCAAAAATGAAAATCTCTACACATATTGCAAAATTTACCAAGCCTTTATATTTGGAAAGCGGACGTATTTTAGAGCCGTGGCAGATTATTTATGAGACGTACGGAGAGCTAAACGAAGACAAAAGCAACGTAATATTAATCACTCATGCATTATCCGGCTCTCATCACGCGGCTGGTTTTTACGAAGGAGATAGGAAACCGGGCTGGTGGGATGCTTTGATTGGAGATGGGAAAGCTATAGATACCACCAAATATTTCGTAATCGCTACGAACGTAATCGGTAGTTGTTTCGGTTCAACCGGTCCTATGAGTCCGATTTATCCCGGAAGCAATGAAAGGTACAGACTTAAATTCCCGGTAATTACCATAAAAGATATGGTAAAAGCTCAAAAAATTCTTTTGGACTCTTTGGGAATCAAAAATCTTCTTGCCGTAGTAGGCGGAAGTATGGGAGGAATGCAGGCTTTAAGGCTTGCGGTTGATTATCCGGGCTTTGCAAAATACGTAATTCCTATCGCCACAACGTATCAGACGAAACCTTATGTTATCGCTATAAATAAAGCGATGATGGAAGCCGTTAGAGCCGATAGCGAATTTAAAAACGGGAATTACGACCCCGATATTATTAAAGAAAAGGGTCTAAAAGGCCTTGCCGCGGCAAGAATGATCGGATATCTGAATTATATTTCACCGGCCACTTTTGAGAAAAAATTCGGAAGAGAATATGTAAAAACTGACGGAATGTTCGAGCTATTCGGTAGATTTCAGGTTGAATCTTATCTTGAATACAACGGTGCTAATTTTCCTAAGTGGTTTGATCCTTTGAGTTATATTTATCTTTTAAAGGCAATTTCTCTTTTTGATATAAGCAGAGGCTTTAATTCGCTTGATGATGCTTTTTCGCAAATAAAAGATAACCTCTATTTAATCTCTTTTTCCGGAGATACGTTATTCTTTCCTCAGGAGATGAGAGATATCAAAAAATATATGGATAAAGTGGGCGGTAAATGCCAATATTATGAAATTGATAGCGATTACGGGCATGATAGTTTTTTGGTCGAAGTTGATAAATTCGACTTTTTAATCAGCGATATTTTAAAAGGAGAACTTGATGCAAGATTTTGAAAAAAAACTTGAAGAAGCTAAAAAACTTCTTGAAAAATTAAACGACCCTGAAATTACGCTTCATGAAGCAATGGAGACATACAAAAAGGGTATCAAGCTTTTAGAAGAAGCGACTAAAATGATAGAAGAAGCCAAACTTCAATTTCAAGAGATAAAATGAATATCGCAATAATGCAATCGGACTCTTTGCCTCTTGATAAGGCGAAAATCAACTATTTTCTTTCACAAGCAAGAAAAGAAAAGGCTAAAATTTTCGTATTGCCCGAGTATGTGTTAAACAGGTTTTTTAAAGAGCTTGAAAAAATGCCTTTAGGATTTATAAAAAAACAGACTTCTCATCAGGTTAAATTATTAAAAAAATTAAGCGAAGTGTATGATATGACGATAATCGCGCCTTTGATAATGGTAAAAGGCGATAATGTGTATAAAGTAATAGGAAAATTTTATAAAAATAGCGTCAGATATTATTACTCGCAAGTTTTTATGCCTTATTCTCATTGGAACGAAGATAAGTTTTTTTCAAAAAAAGAAAACAAGCCTATGGTTTTTAGTGTAGGAAATATAAGATTCGGTGTGATGTTCGGATTTGAAAGTCATTTTGATGATTTTTGGGAATATTTTAGGGATAAAAAAGTCGATTGTATTTTGATTCCGAGCGTCGGGACGTTCGGTTCGCACAAAAGATGGTTTGAAATGCTTAAAAGCAGGGCTTTTATGAATAATATGTATGTTGTAAGGGTCAATAGAGTCGGAACTTTTGAAGATTGGGAGTTTTACGGTAACTCTTTTGTGATAGACCCTGAGGGAGAGTGTGTTAATATGCTCGGTTCAAGCGAAGAGATGGCTATAAGTGATATAAAAAAAGAAAAAGTTAAAGAGGCGAGAAAAGAGTGGAAGTTTTTAAAACTTTATAAAAATATAGAGTTTTAATCGAAAATTTCCAATATCTCATAAGCCGTATTTCTTTTAGCCGGAATTTCTCCTACGTCTTTGATTAATCTTATCATCTCTTCTTGATTCATTCTGTTTTGTGCGCCGGCACTTCTGACTACGTTTTCTTCCATCATCGTAGAGCCCAAATCGTTTGCACCGTAAAGAAGAGCCATTTGTCCTATGTAGCTGCCTTGTGTTACCCATGAGCTTTGAATATTTTTGAAATTATCAAGAAATAGCCTTGCTACGGCCAAATATCTTAAATATCTGTTCGAAGAAGTTTTATGGGTTACTATTCCTTCTTTCATAAGCTGAGTGTTATACGGCTGAAAAGACCACATTATAAAAGCTCTAAATCCTCCGGTTTGGTCTTGAAGCTCTCTAATCATATTCCAATGCTCCACAACTTCTTCAACCGTCTCTACAGTTCCGAACATCATAGTAGCTGTCGTTTTCATTCCTATTTCGTGTGCTGTTTTATGTATTTCTATCCATCTTTTGGAGTCTATTTTTTTAGGAGCGATAATGTCTCTTACTCTATCACTAAGTATTTCGGCTCCGGCTCCGGGGATTGAGCTTAGACCTTTTTCTTGTAATCTCTCAAGTACTTCTTTTATCGAAATTTTCGATACTTTTGCTATATAATCGATTTCCGGTGCACTGAATCCGTGAATTGTAATTTGAGGATATTTTTTATGGATATGCTCTACAAGATTTTCGTAATAGTCTATTTTCAAATTCGGATGAACGCCCCCTTGAAAAAGAATCTGAGTACCTCCGATTTCAAGCAGTTCGTCTATTTTTTTGTCTATTTCTTCGAAACTAAGAATATAAGCGTCTTTGTCTTTTTTGTGTCTGTAAAAAGCGCAGAATTTACAATCCACCCAGCATATATTGGTATAGTTTATGTTTCTATCTACTATAAAAGTTGTGATTTTTTTAGGGTGAAGTTCTCTTTTTTTCGCAAGAGCCATTTCTCCGAGCGTTCTTAAATCTTTGTTTTCAATTAAATTTATTGCATCTTTTTTAGAAAGCCTCAATTTTTCTCCTTAATATCCGATAATTTAGTAACTATAATAGCAAAAAAGGGAAAGTTATGGAAGAATTGATTAAAGAAATAGCAAATAAAACTATGCAAGACTTGGAAAAGGCTAAAAAACCGCCTTATCCTTTATATTACAGGGACGTTTTTAATGCGATTGCAAACGAAAAAGGAATACTTAATCAACTAAATCCTAAACTTTTGTGTATAGCTCCGACTCTTGATGAGATAATACTTGCGAAAACTTCGGAAACTATCAGTGAAATATCTATTCATACCAAAGATATAAAAAACGATTCAAGAGAGATAATAGACGAAGTAAACGTTGCCGATGCTGATGAAATAAAAGAGATGGTTATTAAATTTTCCGCCAACTTGATAGAAAAAGTTAATCAAATGGAAGAGAGAATTCAAGAACTTCAAAGCGAGCTTGATAAAGCTTATAAAGAGCTTTTGATTGACCCTTTGACAAAAGTATATAACAGAAAAGCGCTCGAAAAAGACTTAGGTGAAATTTTAGAAAAAGGAAAAGATAGAAACCTTGATTTGGTGATAGCTATCGTAGATATAGATAATTTCAAAATGGTAAACGATAAATACGGACATTTGGTGGGAGATTTCGTTTTAATCAAGCTTGCCGATACGATGAAAAGTTTAATTAGAAAAAGTGACAAAATCTACAGATACGGGGGTGATGAATTTATAATCGTATTTAATCGTTCAACTCTTGAAAACGCCGAAAAAAGTATTGAGAGAATTATTTACAAAATTTACCGCACAACCTTAAAATATAAAGAAAATTATATTAAAATTACGATATCTGCCGGAATCACTCAACACAGAGCCGGTGACACAATCGAGTCAATGATAAAAAGAGCCGATGAGGCGCTATATAAAGCGAAGGTGGAAAAAAACGGCTATAAAATTTTGTAAGGAGAATAATGAGTATTTTTGATGCGGTAATTATCGGTATTACGCTTATTCTGGCGATTAAAGGTTTTTTTAACGGTTTTATAAAAGAAATAGCTGGACTTGTCGGAATTGTCGGCGGGCTTATTTTGGCAAGCAAGTTTTATCATCAAGTGGGAGTTTATATTAATCAAAACCTTTTTGCTATTCCGAACAAATCAGCAATAGATTTGGTAGGTTTTATCGCAGTATTCGTCGGTTTTTGGTTGTTTGCCGTATTTGTTGGATTTTTGCTTGCTAAAATCTTAAAATTAAGTGCTCTTGGCGTGTTTGATAGAATCTTGGGATTTGTTTTTTCGGGAGCTAAATTTTTCGTTTTGATAGCGGTGATAATCGCGCTTTTATATCAAGTGAAATTCGTACGCGAAAAAATGCATGAATATACTCAAAAAAGTCTTGTTTATCCCGTGCTTTTAAAAGTGGGAGAAAAGATTATAAATATTAGCCCTCAAGATTTAGAAAAAGTCTCTAAAAATGTTAAAATTCCAATAAAGTAATCCTAAAAGGAGATTGATGTTTTCAAATGAATACGTAAAACAAAGAATGGCGAAAGCCGAAAAATTAAAAGAAGCGGGAATCAACCCGTACGGGCATAATGCAAAAAGAGATACTAAAATCGCTGAATTTTTAGAAAAAAACAAAGACGTTTTCGAGCTCGAAAACAAAAGAGACGAAAATCGTAAGTTTACGGTTACCGGAAGAGTTAAGTTTTTGAGACTTATGGGTAAAGCCGCGTTTTTTAAATTTGAAGACGAAAGCGGTATTTTACAGGCATATATGAGCAAAAACGACTTGGGAGATAAATTTAATCTTCTTAAAAAAACATTGGAAGTGGGTGATATCGTAGAAGTTACCGGGTATCCTTTTGTAACGAAAACCGGAGAGCTTAGTATTCACGCGGATGATGTGAGAATCTTAACAAAAGCGATTCATCCTCTACCTGAAAAATTCC
Encoded proteins:
- the xseB gene encoding exodeoxyribonuclease VII small subunit, whose protein sequence is MQDFEKKLEEAKKLLEKLNDPEITLHEAMETYKKGIKLLEEATKMIEEAKLQFQEIK
- a CDS encoding carbon-nitrogen hydrolase family protein; this encodes MNIAIMQSDSLPLDKAKINYFLSQARKEKAKIFVLPEYVLNRFFKELEKMPLGFIKKQTSHQVKLLKKLSEVYDMTIIAPLIMVKGDNVYKVIGKFYKNSVRYYYSQVFMPYSHWNEDKFFSKKENKPMVFSVGNIRFGVMFGFESHFDDFWEYFRDKKVDCILIPSVGTFGSHKRWFEMLKSRAFMNNMYVVRVNRVGTFEDWEFYGNSFVIDPEGECVNMLGSSEEMAISDIKKEKVKEARKEWKFLKLYKNIEF
- a CDS encoding CvpA family protein, with protein sequence MSIFDAVIIGITLILAIKGFFNGFIKEIAGLVGIVGGLILASKFYHQVGVYINQNLFAIPNKSAIDLVGFIAVFVGFWLFAVFVGFLLAKILKLSALGVFDRILGFVFSGAKFFVLIAVIIALLYQVKFVREKMHEYTQKSLVYPVLLKVGEKIINISPQDLEKVSKNVKIPIK
- the metX gene encoding homoserine O-acetyltransferase MetX; translated protein: MKISTHIAKFTKPLYLESGRILEPWQIIYETYGELNEDKSNVILITHALSGSHHAAGFYEGDRKPGWWDALIGDGKAIDTTKYFVIATNVIGSCFGSTGPMSPIYPGSNERYRLKFPVITIKDMVKAQKILLDSLGIKNLLAVVGGSMGGMQALRLAVDYPGFAKYVIPIATTYQTKPYVIAINKAMMEAVRADSEFKNGNYDPDIIKEKGLKGLAAARMIGYLNYISPATFEKKFGREYVKTDGMFELFGRFQVESYLEYNGANFPKWFDPLSYIYLLKAISLFDISRGFNSLDDAFSQIKDNLYLISFSGDTLFFPQEMRDIKKYMDKVGGKCQYYEIDSDYGHDSFLVEVDKFDFLISDILKGELDARF
- a CDS encoding dehypoxanthine futalosine cyclase, translating into MRLSKKDAINLIENKDLRTLGEMALAKKRELHPKKITTFIVDRNINYTNICWVDCKFCAFYRHKKDKDAYILSFEEIDKKIDELLEIGGTQILFQGGVHPNLKIDYYENLVEHIHKKYPQITIHGFSAPEIDYIAKVSKISIKEVLERLQEKGLSSIPGAGAEILSDRVRDIIAPKKIDSKRWIEIHKTAHEIGMKTTATMMFGTVETVEEVVEHWNMIRELQDQTGGFRAFIMWSFQPYNTQLMKEGIVTHKTSSNRYLRYLAVARLFLDNFKNIQSSWVTQGSYIGQMALLYGANDLGSTMMEENVVRSAGAQNRMNQEEMIRLIKDVGEIPAKRNTAYEILEIFD
- a CDS encoding EAL domain-containing protein, with translation MKKNILLLSYLPIVIVFTISVAFFIFLYFAFEDNIDKELKLTQEKVINLEKRYLKKSVKDFKQTFSLFKISIYERTQDDLAEFLKYLIKHTDLHTLKLDGDDIIAGEIPQNVKFNYVIENNKFVILKHGECEYLVYFTNLGKKVYLAGINKKIIDSFVLEKIISYLDKINKNNPSYIALGKILTFTPDKNGNFGYLFYMPPNLKSKEGMILSVNKPDVKGNYFREEYFNCLKKGKSCFVSYYFENPKTGKVEKKVSYYSLLHEYNLSILKGIYESQIKQELKNKIDYVVRQFKNFFILSIVIYILVFIIFMFFFVPFINRTKSDLIKEYEGLISKLKNQYYYDELTHLPNRNKLFEDMEKFKGLIVFDIDNFSTINEIYGFEFGNEILKKVKEKFRAYKYFYRVGSDEFAIGYPHQINGFELKNVLNMSFEYNNIDINYEIGGSNIKERLFQTAEMAMKMAKKNKLKYLLYDEKIEKSQKEKFNKIQSLHHALKEKKVFPYYQCIVDKDGKICKYEALMRVEVDGKIISPFAFMDLIKEANIYHDFSKIMIEKVFEDSKKIDVPVSINLSFEDIVNREINELIFSLLEKQGGENIVFEVLESESIKNFDMVKEFIVKVKSYNAQIAIDDFGSGYSNFVNILDLNPDIIKIDASIIKNLNNEKYRKIVELIVEFAKNFNIKTVAEFVSDEEKFLILSYLGIDEYQGFYFCEPIELSL
- a CDS encoding GGDEF domain-containing protein, producing MEELIKEIANKTMQDLEKAKKPPYPLYYRDVFNAIANEKGILNQLNPKLLCIAPTLDEIILAKTSETISEISIHTKDIKNDSREIIDEVNVADADEIKEMVIKFSANLIEKVNQMEERIQELQSELDKAYKELLIDPLTKVYNRKALEKDLGEILEKGKDRNLDLVIAIVDIDNFKMVNDKYGHLVGDFVLIKLADTMKSLIRKSDKIYRYGGDEFIIVFNRSTLENAEKSIERIIYKIYRTTLKYKENYIKITISAGITQHRAGDTIESMIKRADEALYKAKVEKNGYKIL
- a CDS encoding O-acetylhomoserine aminocarboxypropyltransferase/cysteine synthase family protein, translated to MKDATIALHYGYEKDAQKTMNVPIYMTTAYEYQDTDHAARLFALEEEGNIYTRIGNPTTRVFERRISALERGIDALAVASGMGAIFYSISNLVRAGDNIIISQKLYGGSITLSTQTLKQFGVSAKYFDPQKPEELIELIDEKTKLILFESIANPALTVPDFEGIVKIANEKGVVTICDNTMATPYGVKPIELGVDVVVHSASKYIVGNGSAIAGCLVEAKHLKEKLKSKRYPQFNEPDESYHGLVYTQKFENPFIARARLALLRDYGAVISPFNSWLLINGLETLHLRIKAHSQNALEIAKFLQKHPKVKKVNYPFLEGDENYEFAKKYLKFGGGILSFELDSYEEAKNFVKKLKIFSLVTNIADSKSLVTHPASTTHQQLSQEELKAAGVPEGLIRLSVGIEDIEDLITDIKKGLD